TCGTATCGTATGGGAAGGTATTAAAAACAGAAGAAGCCAAAGGGCTTATTGCGGCGGCCCGAAAAAAATCGGAATAACATTTAAAGGCAGCGTGTCATGGATTTCTGGCAGGCTGCCTTTTATCTCTATAAAGTATAGTTTCCCCATATGCAAACCAGCAGGGAGTCAATCCCTGCCGGTTTGCTGTTTTTTACCTTCTTATCTTGTCAGTAAAGCGTTTTTAGCTGTCAGCGTGCGCGGATGACACGAAGCCGTACATAAATCTGTACTTCGTCTAAAGGAAGGGCCTATTACAATACGTTGAACATCAAGTAGGACACGATGGTCATCGTTCCCAGGCAGGCTACCGTCGTTAGGAGGACCATGCTCAGGGCGTAGTCGCCGTGATTGCGGTTGGACTGGGCGAACATGGCCACGGCGGCCATCGTCGGCAGGGCCGCGATGAGCGTCGCCGCCTGCACCATTTCCAAATCATCGCACAGGCTGCGGGCGATGAGGAAGAAGCCGATGGGAAAGAGCAGCATCTTCGTCGCAATGCCTGCGTACAGGTCCTTCGTCCTGGCTCCGACGCTCCAGTCCGTATAGTAGATGAGGCCGCCCAGGTAGAGGAGCGACAAGGGCGTCGCTGCCCGCCCGACTGTCAGCAGGGATGTTTCCAGCACGTTGGGAAGGCCTATGCCGGCCAGGATCAGGACGATAGCCAAGACGATGGCGCATAAGGCTGGATTAAAAAATTTTTTCAGCGAAAAGGCGGCCTTTTTTTCGCCCGGCGTCGTGAGGTACATGCCGTAGGTCCACAAGACGAGCTGGT
This region of Megasphaera stantonii genomic DNA includes:
- a CDS encoding AEC family transporter codes for the protein MDLFYIISNQLFQFFVMMVCGYIAARRGILSQPSLDVLSKVIIGILLPILIFANAMNGTTRQVLFDCYAMILLSAGIYGGLIIVQAVMARLLGRRGNLGRIYQATMIYGNVGFLGIPLLSAAFPERGGLYIALFSIIDQLVLWTYGMYLTTPGEKKAAFSLKKFFNPALCAIVLAIVLILAGIGLPNVLETSLLTVGRAATPLSLLYLGGLIYYTDWSVGARTKDLYAGIATKMLLFPIGFFLIARSLCDDLEMVQAATLIAALPTMAAVAMFAQSNRNHGDYALSMVLLTTVACLGTMTIVSYLMFNVL